A window of Argopecten irradians isolate NY chromosome 1, Ai_NY, whole genome shotgun sequence contains these coding sequences:
- the LOC138306613 gene encoding uncharacterized protein isoform X2, whose amino-acid sequence MEIIPAKRRAYSISNKMVSVSTVNSKVSGGAMISPTTFVKHWSIQQKVQVTFEHDEEVLSITKVLRDNPPEELTEVMEMSYNSLTDTFIAHYNSDAWRLYIGLKNPPKLLEKSQTQRRRSPQLIKEEKRIVSLTSVTLEDIGNTSVICIEVPVVKTTEATKQMSEDMWTVIARLKRHGFSISYANVSEKTPDNTRYNKIKYNTFEQEYAWNCLLSCGFKITDAITEEAMIQLEEQKSVVTAGIFHEMTSKADNCQFFEFERIFTESLHKLDSSKQTNESDELPPHFSMTRRLVVTPTRVIPLRKEPIVKNRIIRQYDDDYFIRVIFRDEDFTRLSAAQAEGLKNITERIRRFMDAKFEIGGRTYEFLACSNSQLREHGVWFFCPNNGHTADSIRLAAGDLSQERNIATYVSRMGLCFSASRPTVEVDVDSGSVKYIDDIKSGNYCFTDGIGKISVPLAKKVADSLLMDPVPSAFQIRYGGCKGVVSQDPNLGNSEEIHIRKSMRKFNSPSKNLEILQTTHPGQLHLNRQVITLLSGLGVKDTVFMALQEKMLFKMADMFLDNTLAARALAEANLGIKYKDLMRAGVSLINEAFFRSVLMTIYKRKHGELIRKTRIEIDYDQGRSMMGTVDETGTLAYGQVFVSYTRYDGMNFIGTKILQTEVVVAKNPCFHPGDLRKFQAVDVPELHHFVDCIVFPQNGLRPHPNEMSGSDLDGDMYFVCWDKNMHPPGQNKEAMDYESPGKSLLYRDVEVSDVTNFIADYIRNDQLGVIANAHVVHADLKNIFCPECITLSKKHSDAVDFPKTGQVPEMTHDLRCEKYPDFMMKSDKPRYASKNVLGKLYRECKSLEKAHNRTYEQNLLQSAIVVDTDMMYPGYESYLDSAYLSRDLYNDKILQLMSLYGIETEAEVVTGIVQKLHKKRGYLQNEKYEVGKIIQGKMSVIRQKVRTDFFEEFVGEGEETCISEDDKNKVLAKASAWYIAAYGQKGTAGKRLVSFPWIVSKLLSEIKANAGNYPSRENVIPNAQNRLVLAQIGSSVVRHFDTNYNERLNTFAFLNECFTKVSRYLPTDNVRLFFTGIQSLCLMDRYSREIDVCLQFQGQLPHLHIKKLIDSVMSGYKRVGPRTISLVHEDTEVFVRLFTNKDDLERTNFIRQQLQLHTHYTVILTFLLDWARKYGLIRILCNEVVFVLLVLQLLSDADNCSTTLEHMQQTHMQQTDAPRWFPGRLIENDHANIAKLLLDVLKKLPSLLNRNQDGDIPVHSPDPTDKRRQPSLIPKLDWRSCKHLTEEILFAYQSIAKHRSVDVFFEQNIYEDGRLMINLPLEIWGSVMFAETYTARRLSEETGAEVSIRRKIFRDTRGLILEAWGSLEQLWNVEKSLQDLNDKSSKFISTIAREIVFIDGAFKRIFYGATSPDQQLTLTRYNGRCQPQHKDLALHIASIGPPYQDTSACLDTFKEVFKRQVELIRQDFESTYHGDLRIALTFGTYYLTYVDNPNLTISELETEMESRVNPKDKQADMNLPGRRIWRSRKRQGRFTKPKPRHIRGSFLPVECDKSNVGVFLDNSCFEKRHEEVKYHATLKIGNQDYGKRHEGIAILDKDIKFIELRLSDLKWLAVDVCRGYEDKANAKKRLDVRCKLQSRRVMDLEGVQEMPDTKILLEPSTRVLVKPDNHTLYVAPEFKDRVTFVREKHVNSYHCNRPMDEYSIWQEMRIEIAQVLEYSIPDVSGKFQEMVEKQEVTVIPKLLPLETSDTEWEQYAENIWELIEHLGEQFDKNSI is encoded by the exons ATGGAGATAATCCCAGCAAAACGCCGGGCGTACTCTATATCCAACAAGATGGTATCTGTCAGTACCGTCAATAGTAAAGTGTCAGGGGGTGCCATGATATCTCCGACGACGTTTGTCAAGCATTGGTCGATTCAACAAAAAGTGCAAGTCACATTTGAACACGACGAAGAGGTGTTGTCTATCACCAAAGTACTCAGGGACAACCCTCCGGAAGAACTCACAGAAGTCATGGAAATGTCTTACAACTCATTAACCGATACCTTTATAGCTCATTATAATAGTGATGCGTGGCGCCTATATATCGGATTGAAAAACCCACCAAAACTGTTGGAAAAGTCTCAAACTCAGCGACGAAGATCTCCGCAGCTaattaaagaagaaaaaaggaTTGTTTCCCTAACCTCCGTCACACTTGAAGATATAGGCAATACATCCGTGATATGCATAGAAGTGCCAGTCGTCAAAACAACAGAGGCAACAAAGCAAATGTCAGAAGACATGTGGACAGTCATAGCAAGACTAAAACGCCATGGTTTCTCAATTTCGTATGCCAATGTTTCAGAAAAGACTCCCGATAACACTCGCTACAATAAAATAAAGTACAACACGTTCGAACAAGAATATGCGTGGAATTGTCTTCTTTCTTGCGGATTTAAAATAACAGATGCCATCACCGAAGAAGCCATGATACAGCTTGAGGAACAGAAATCTGTCGTGACTGCAGGGATATTTCATGAAATGACGAGTAAAGCTGACAACTGCCAGTTCTTCGAATTCGAAAGAATATTTACAGAAAGCCTACATAAGCTGGACTCTTCTAAACAGACAAACGAGAGCGACGAACTACCTCCTCATTTTTCCATGACACGGCGGCTTGTCGTTACACCAACCCGCGTGATTCCGCTTAGGAAAGAACCGATCGTCAAGAACAGGATTATTCGCCAATACGATGACGACTACTTTATCCGTGTGATATTCAGAGACGAAGATTTTACAAGACTTAGTGCTGCTCAGGCGGAAGGGTTAAAGAATATCACCGAGCGAATAAGAAGATTTATGGATGCCAAATTCGAAATAGGAGGGAGAACGTACGAGTTCCTGGCTTGTTCTAATAGTCAGCTGCGTGAACATGGTGTGTGGTTCTTCTGTCCCAATAATGGACATACTGCGGATAGTATCCGACTGGCGGCAGGGGACCTTTCTCAGGAGAGAAATATTGCAACATATGTGTCCCGTATGGGTCTATGCTTTTCAGCATCAAGGCCTACGGTAGAGGTTGATGTAGACAGCGGTTCCGTGAAGTATATTGACGACATCAAATCCGGAAATTATTGCTTCACGGACGGCATAGGGAAAATATCAGTTCCTTTGGCGAAAAAG GTTGCGGACTCCTTACTGATGGACCCAGTACCCTCCGCCTTCCAGATACGTTACGGAGGATGTAAAGGCGTAGTTTCCCAAGATCCCAACCTAGGAAACTCAGAGGAAATCCACATCCGGAAAAGCATGCGCAAGTTTAACTCTCCCTCCAAAAACCTTGAAATATTACAGACAACACATCCAG GTCAGCTTCACCTTAACAGACAGGTGATCACTCTTTTGTCTGGCCTGGGGGTCAAGGACACAGTCTTTATGGCACTGCAGGAGAAAATGCTCTTTAAAATGGCTGATATGTTTCTTGACAACACACTGGCAGCACGTGCACTAGCAGAG GCCAATTTGGGGATAAAGTATAAGGATCTGATGAGAGCTGGTGTATCTTTGATCAATGAGGCATTCTTCAGGTCAGTATTGATGACAATTTACAAACGGAAACATGGAGAGTTGATCCGGAAAACACGCATAGAGATAGATTATGATCAAGGTAGAAGCATGATGGGAACTGTTGACGAGACAGGAACCTTAGCATACGGACAGGTCTTTGTCTCATACACCAGATATGACGGTATGAATTTTATAGGCACCAAGATTCTTCAGACAGAGGTCGTGGTTGCGAAGAACCCTTGTTTCCATCCAGGTGATTTACGCAAATTCCAGGCTGTTGATGTACCGGAGCTCCATCATTTTGTGGACTGTATCGTGTTTCCTCAAAACGGTCTCCGTCCACACCCTAACGAGATGTCTGGCTCCGATTTAGATGGAGACATGTACTTTGTTTGTTGGGATAAGAATATGCATCCTCCAGGACAGAACAAAGAGGCAATGGACTATGAATCTCCTGGAAAATCACTTTTATACAGAGATGTCGAAGTGTCTGATGTAACCAACTTTATAGCAGATTACATCAGAAACGACCAACTTGGTGTTATTGCCAACGCTCATGTTGTTCATGCAGacttaaaaaacattttttgtccGGAATGCATCACACTGTCAAAAAAGCACTCGGATGCCGTCGATTTTCCTAAAACGGGCCAGGTACCAGAAATGACTCATGATTTAAGATGTGAAAAGTATCCggattttatgatgaaatctgACAAACCGCGCTATGCTTCAAAAAATGTGTTAGGAAAATTGTACCGTGAATGTAAATCTTTAGAGAAAGCCCACAACCGCACATATGAGCAGAACCTTTTGCAGAGCGCTATTGTTGTTGATACTGACATGATGTATCCTGGATACGAATCTTACCTGGATTCTGCATATCTATCCCGCGACTTGTACAATGACAAAATCCTACAGTTAATGTCCCTCTACGGGATCGAAACTGAAGCAGAAGTCGTTACCGGTATTGTACAGAAACTACACAAAAAGCGTGGGTATCTCCAGAACGAAAAGTACGAGGTAGGGAAAATAATTCAGGGAAAGATGAGCGTCATCAGGCAGAAAGTGCGGACAGACTTCTTCGAAGAGTTTGTGGGAGAAGGGGAGGAAACATGTATCTCTGAGGATGACAAGAATAAAGTGTTGGCAAAAGCGTCTGCATGGTACATTGCAGCATATGGCCAAAAGGGTACGGCTGGAAAGCGACTTGTAAGTTTTCCGTGGATAGTTAGCAAGTTATTGTCAGAAATAAAGGCCAATGCGGGCAATTACCCAAGTAGAGAAAATGTCATACCAAATGCTCAAAATAGATTGGTATTAGCCCAAATAGGTTCATCGGTAGTGCGACATTTCGATACGAATTACAATGAACGACTGAACACATTTGCGTTTTTGAACGAATGTTTTACCAAGGTTTCCCGTTATCTCCCTACTGATAATGTCAGGTTGTTCTTCACAGGTATTCAATCACTTTGCCTTATGGACAGGTACTCGCGCGAGATTGATGTATGTTTGCAATTCCAAGGACAACTTCCCCATTTGCATATCAAAAAACTGATCGATAGTGTTATGAGTGGTTATAAGCGTGTAGGTCCAAGAACAATCTCCCTAGTACATGAAGATACAGAGGTATTTGTAAGATTATTCACAAACAAAGATGACTTAGAAAGAACAAATTTTATACGGCAGCAGCTACAATTACATACGCATTATACGGTCATTTTGACATTTCTTCTTGACTGGGCAAGGAAGTACGGATTGATTAGGATATTGTGCAACGAAGTCGTGTTTGTCTTGCTTGTTCTTCAACTCTTGTCAGATGCAGACAATTGCTCTACTACGCTGGAACACATGCAGCAAACTCACATGCAGCAAACTGATGCACCTAGGTGGTTTCCGGGGCGATTAATCGAGAACGACCACGCCAATATAGCTAAATTATTGCTGGATGTCTTGAAAAAGTTACCTTCCTTACTGAACAGAAATCAGGACGGGGACATCCCAGTTCATTCACCTGACCCAACCGATAAGAGAAGACAACCCTCGCTAATTCCTAAGCTGGATTGGAGGTCTTGCAAGCATTTGACGGAGGAAATTTTATTTGCATACCAATCAATTGCCAAACACCGATCGGTCGATGTCTTCTTTGAACAAAACATCTATGAAGACGGTCGCTTAATGATTAACCTACCATTAGAAATATGGGGATCTGTAATGTTTGCAGAAACTTACACTGCTAGGAGACTATCAGAGGAAACGGGTGCTGAAGTCAGTATACGAAGAAAGATATTTAGGGATACTCGGGGACTTATACTGGAGGCTTGGGGATCGCTCGAACAGCTTTGGAATGTTGAAAAATCTCTGCAAGATCTCAACGATAAATCATCAAAGTTCATCAGTACGATAGCCCGAGAGATAGTCTTCATTGATGGTGCGTTTAAACGAATATTCTACGGGGCTACAAGTCCTGACCAGCAGCTTACCTTGACGCGATATAACGGCAGATGTCAACCGCAGCATAAGGACCTCGCATTGCACATTGCGTCTATTGGACCACCTTATCAAGACACCAGTGCTTGTCTAGACACATTCAAAGAAGTATTCAAAAGACAGGTGGAACTTATCCGACAGGATTTTGAGAGCACCTACCACGGAGATCTGCGAATAGCACTCACATTTGGAACATACTATCTAACATATGTAGATAATCCGAATCTTACTATTTCTGAACTTGAAACGGAAATGGAAAGTCGTGTCAATCCCAAAGACAAACAAGCAGACATGAACCTGCCAGGACGTAGAATATGGCGTAGTCGGAAGAGACAAGGCCGCTTTACAAAACCTAAGCCAAGACATATACGAGGCTCATTCCTTCCTGTGGAATGTGATAAAAGCAACGTGGGCGTATTTCTTGACAACTCTTGTTTTGAGAAACGTCATGAAGAAGTGAAATATCATGCAACTTTAAAAATAGGAAACCAAGATTATGGAAAACGTCATGAAGGCATCGCGATCCTTGACAAAGATATCAAGTTCATTGAACTTCGACTATCAGACTTGAAATGGTTGGCTGTAGATGTCTGTCGTGGCTATGAAGACAAGGCAAATGCAAAGAAACGTCTGGATGTACGTTGCAAGCTTCAGTCAAGACGTGTAATGGATTTGGAGGGAGTGCAAGAAATGCCAGACACAAAGATCCTCCTGGAACCTAGCACACGGGTACTTGTGAAACCAGACAACCACACTTTGTATGTTGCACCAGAGTTTAAGGACAGAGTAACATTTGTAAGAGAGAAGCACGTTAACTCGTATCATTGTAACAGACCAATGGACGAGTATAGCATATGGCAGGAAATGAGAATTGAAATAGCACAGGTACTCGAATATTCGATACCAGATGTCAGTGGCAAGTTCCAGGAAATGGTGGAGAAACAGGAAGTGACGGTGATACCTAAACTTCTGCCATTGGAAACCTCCGATACTGAATGGGAGCAATACGCAGAAAACATCTGGGAGCTTATAGAACACTTAGGCGAACAGTTCGATAAAAATAGCATATAG